The segment TCAAGCGGTTAGATATATTGCAGAACGTGGTTTTGATCCACAGTTTGGAGCAAGACCTATAAAACGAGTTATTCAAAAAAATCTTCTCAATGAACTTTCTAAAATGATCCTGGAAGGAAAAGTATCAAAGGATAAAGAGATTATTGTCAATGAAGAGAATGGCATATTGACCTTTATAAACCAATGAAACCCATTTTTATTATAATTCCACGATATGAATAATCGTATTACATTAATGAATTATAGGTTTAGATCAGGTTTTTTTTGAGAAGATATGGCAACATCACTACATATCTTCCAAAATACCAAAATATTTTTAAACTATTTATTCATACTATAAAATATTCATGATGATATCTGATGGGGGGATTTGGTCTGAACTTTTATCAGTTAGACAATTTCTCATTGTACATACAGTGCGTCATGATATTGGGGGAATGAATGGCAAAAAAAGCCACATCTAAGAAAGCAACAGCTAAAACTTCTGTAAAACAGGCTGTAAAATCTAAAAAGTCAACCACGGTAAAGTCAAAAATTGCGGCTAAGAAAACAGATTTGCCAACTGCGGCAATAATGAGGATTGCAAAAGCAAGTGGAGCTGAGAGAGTAGGGGCCGATGGGGCTGCCTCAATATTGTTACTTGCAGAGGAATATATTGGCAAACTCGTTAGAGAAGCAACAAATTTTGCTTCAGAAGCTGGCAGAAAGACCCTCAAAGGTGAAGATGTTGAGAACGCATCTCAAATTATCTAACACCTTTTTTTGTTGACTGCCTATTATTGATTCCTAAAAAATAACAAGTTCTTCCAGGCACTTTTCTATTTCTTAATCTTATCATCAAGGTCAGGCACGAAATCCTCATCTCATGGAAGGATACTATCCCACTTATTAAAACATAACCTGCTGAATAACATGTACCAAAAAAATGTCAGAGTCAACCCTTTCAATCCTGTATGTTGATGATGAACCATTATTACAGGTAGCTACTGTTGAGTATCTGAAAAGATACAAGATACTAGTGGAAATTGCATCATCGGGCTCTGAAGCTCTCTCAATATTAGAGAATCAACAATTTGACGCAGTAGTGTCAGATTATCAGATGCCAGGAATGAATGGTATAGAATTATTAAAGATCATCAGGAAAAAATCGGACATTCCATTTGTTCTTTTTACTGGAAGGGGAAGAGAAGATGTAGTAATTGAAGCTATCGAAAACGGGGCTGATTTTTACCTTCAAAAAGGTGGGAAACCCACACCCCAGTTTACAGAACTTACCCATAAGATAAGAACCGCTGTACAAAGAAGAAGAGACACAGATCTCATAAGGAAAAATGAACTTAAATTTGAATTATTAATTCAGAATTCTTCAGATATAATCCGGATTCATGATAAAGATGGCCTTATAATTTTTGATTCGCCATCCTCATCTCAAATTCTGGGTTTTCCAGAAGGTTATTTCATTGGGCATAATTTTTTTGATTACATTCACCCCGAAGATAAAATCCGAATTTATTCAGAATTCCAGGAAATATTGAGGACTACAACCAATCAAACACTACATGAATACCGGATACAAAAATCTGATGGCACCTATCTGTATGTAGAGTCCGTTGGATCTAATCTTTTAGATGTTTCTGGTATTGATGGAATTATCACAACAACTCATTCAATTCAAAATCTTAAAACTGCTGAATATGAAATTCGAAAAATGGCTGATGATCTTGCATCTGCGTATAAAGATCTAGCGAATAGTGAAGAAATACTCAGAAATAATTATCAAATATTAAAATGCCGTGAAATTGAGCTGGCAAAAAGTGAAGAACGATTCAGAAATATGGCTGAACGATCTTCTGATTTAATTATTCTTCTTGATACCAATTTATGTGTCTCATATGCATCCCCTTCTTCTACATTGATCACAGGATACGACCCGGATGAACTCATAACATTAAAAGAAAAATTTTCGGAACGGCTATTCTCAGAAAATCACCGGGAATTTTTATCCTGTGTCAGGAATGCAACGTATGGTGATCCCATAGAAAACCTCGAATTTGAGATTTTTAAGAAAAATGCGGAGGCGGGATTTGTCAGTATGAGCATTGTCCCAACATATGTATATAATAATATATCCGGTGTTCAGGTTGCAATACGTGATATTACTCGTGCAAAGCGATCTGAATTACAACTTAGGGAAAGTGAAAATAAGTTCAGGACCTTAGTAGAATATTCACTTGATGGAACATTTATTCTTGACCCAGTTGGGAATATCAGATTTGCCTCTACATCAGCAGCCGATATGGTTGGCGCTGACCATCCGGATGAAATAATAGAAAATAAAAATGTAATCGAATTTGTTGCCCCCGAATCAGTCGATGATGTTATTAAGGATTTTGAAACCGTTGCAAATGGTACTGATGGCTATATTGCACAATACAAAATTATAACATTAAAAGGAAAAACCCGATGGCTCGAAAGCATTGGGAAAAAAATTCTCTTTCAAAATTCTCCCTCTATTCTAATATCTATACGTGACATCACGGCAAAAAAACTGGCGGAGGATGTCCTCCAAAAAACCTCGAAAGAGATGGAACTGATAATCAGAAATATGAGTTCCGCTTTCGTTATTTATGAATCCGTTTTTGACGAAACCGGTAAGTATGTCAGTTACAAATTCGGGTATTTCAATGATACCTTTGCAGAGAGAACCAAACTAAACCAATTGGAAGTTCAAGGCAAATGTGTTTTCGAAGTGTGGCCGGAAACTGAACAGAGCTGGATAGATATGTTTGGTTTAGTTGCCACCACCGGAACTCATCAGATATTTGAAATGTTTCATAAACCTACTAACAAGTGGTATCATTGTAATGCGTATCGCCCTTCTAAATCTCCAGATTGTATTTGTGCTTTTTTTGATGATATAACAGAACGTAAAGCTGAGAAATTAGCATTTGAAGCACTAGTAAGAAGTATGGTCGGGACATGTGGTATTAATTCCCTTCATTTTATTACAGATACTATCAGATCATGGTTGAATGCTGATTGTGTTTTAATCGGAGAAATTCAATATAAAAATGACCTTGTAAATGTCCTAGCAATGAACCTGGATGGCAATATTATTTCAGATTTTAAATATTGTTTTAAAGGATCTCCTTGTGAAAGTGTCACAAAAAATGGATTTAAAATCTATCAAGATAATGTTGCGTCGTTGTTTCCAGATGACATAGATCTCCAAACATTAAAAATCCGTGGATATGTTGGTACACCGCTTGTTAACTCATCTGGTAATCCCTTTGGGATTCTGTGTATTCTTTTTAGAAATCCGATAACGATTTCTGAAACATTACGCGAGATTGTAGATATTATTGCAGTAAAAGCAGCTGCAGAAATTGAAAGAGCCCGAATAGAACAGGAACTGGTAGTAAGCAAAAACCTACTAAGCGATGCCATGAGTATGTCCCATCTAGCAGCATGGGAATATGATATTGCTACTCGTTTATTCATCTTTAATGGACGCTTTTACGAATTATATAATACAACTTCAGAAATTGAAGGGGGATATCAGATGACAATAGAGCAATATTTACATAAATTTGTATATCCGGATGATATCAATCAAGTAATAAAAGAAGTTACAAATGCCATAAACGCTTTCGATCCAGCGTACATTTCCACCTTTGAACATAGGATTATCAGAAGAGATGGCATTATTCGAACAGTTCATGTCAGAATTGCCATCACAATAGATCAATCAGGGAAAACCATCAAGGTTCAAGGTGTCAATCAGGATATCACTGACCGAAAAGAGACAGAAGAGAGAACACTGAGGGCAAACAGACAACTAAATCTTCTGACAAATATCACCAGGCATGATATTCTAAATAACGTCTCAATTGGCCAAATATATCTTGACAATGTACTGACCACATATACCGACCCGGGATTAATAAACAATCTAGAGAAAGTCCAACAATCCTTCGAGGGTATACAGGATCAGATTGAATTCACACGGATATATCAGGAACTTGGATCTCATGACCCACTATGGATTTCTCTTAATAATGCAATACCCATGGTAGTTCCAAAAACAATTATCTTTGAGAAAAAGATTGCAGACATCTCTGTCTTTGCCAATCCAATGTTAAGTGCTGTCTTTTCAAATCTTTTGGATAATTCAATCAGACATGGAAAAAAGGTTACTCGAATCCGTGTTTCAACAATAAAATATGATAATTATCTCAAGATAATATGGGAAGATGATGGAATCGGGATCGTTCAGGAGGAGAAGGAAGAGATATTTGAGCGAGGATTTGGTCAAAACACGGGTTTTGGATTATTTCTTGTAAGGGAGATCCTAATTTTTACTTCAATCTCAATAAAAGAGAATGGAGAATGGGGCGTAGGAGCCCGGTTTGAAATAACTGTGCCGTCTGGGAAATACCGGGAGACCGGAGAGATATAAAAAAAATGTGCAATTTTTTTCCCGATTTTAAGTATATCACGTATAGATTCTGAAATCATTATAATCTTTCAAGAATCTTCTTTTAAACCACATATAAATTAATAAATCATATAATATTCAGGTTCACTGTAACAGGAAGACCCATATCTGATTAAAACAGGTATGTAATAGATAATATGAAAAAAGAATTGATCATTGGTTCATTACTCCTATTCATGGCAGTTGTAATTGGCGGAGTTACAGCTGAAACTTTTGAGGATTATATGTCAAAAGCTCTCACCTTTGAAAACCAACAACGATATACCCAGGCCATAGATAATTATGACCTTGCATTGAAACTCAATTCTACGAATATAGACGCACAATATCAAAAAGCACTTGATCTATACAAGGCAAAACGTTTTTCAGAATCACTGGCAGCCTTTAAGAAAACAACAGAATTAAATCCAAAAAATGCATCGGCTTGGTATTATCAGGGAATAATTAATGAGCAACAGGGCAACAAAGATGATGCACTTGATGCCAACAACAAAGCACGTTTGCTTGGATATATAGTATAAACATTTTTTTCTTTCTGTTATCTGTCCCTTTTATAAAGTTTGTTTTTGAGAACCATATGTTTGGCATCATTCACTCAATAAAAAAGGAATGAGAATTTTAATTTCTAAAACTATGAATCGGTGGAGGAATCCTTCCACCCCGGTTAATAAAATCACTGCAACCAAATTTATTGACCTGTTGAACCGGAGCATGACCAAGCAGACCACCGAATTCAACCATATCGCCAACTTCTTTTCCAATTACCGGGATGAGTCGAACTGCAGTGGTTTTTTGATTAATCATACCAATCGCGGCTTCATCGGCAATGATTCCTGATATCGTAGACGCCGGAGTTGACCCCGGTATTGCTATCATATCTAACCCCACTGAACAGACACAGGTCATGGCTTCGAGTTTTTCAAGAGTTAGGGCTCCACGATTAACAGCATCTATCATTCCCTGATCTTCGCTAACCGGAATAAAGGCTCCACTTAATCCTCCAACAAATGAACTGGCCATCACTCCACCCTTTTTAACCTGATCGTTTAAAAGAGCAAGAGCAGCAGTTGTTCCCGGAGCTCCAACTGATTCAAGACCCATCTCCTCGAGAATCTCGGCAACACTGTCTCCAACCGATGGAGTAGGAGCAAGGGAAAGATCTACTATCCCAAAAGGTATATTTAGTCGTTCTGAAGCAGCCTGTGCTACAAGTTGACCTGCACGAGTAACCTTGAAGGCAGTTTTTTTCACAGTCTCGCAAAGAACTTCAAAATCCTGACCACGAACCCCTTCTAGTGCATGTTTCACTACTCCGGGACCACTTACACCAACATTTATAACCGCATCAGCCTCTGAAACTCCGTGAAATGCTCCAGCCATGAAGGGATTATCATCTGGTGCATTGCAAAAGATTACAAGCTTCGTGCAGCCAAAAGAATTATTCTCTTTTGTTGCTTCAGCAGTCTCTTTTACAATAGTTCCCATGAGTTTCACGGCATCCATGTTGATTCCGGTCTTCGTTGAACCAATGTTAACAGAACTACAGACCCACTCTGTAGAAGAGAGAGCCATCGGAATCGATCGTATAAGATTCTCATCTGCAGGAGTCATTCCTTTTGAGACAATTGCCGAGTATCCACCCAGGAAATTGACACCCATATCATATGCAGCTTTATCCAGGGTTTTGGCAACTGATACAAAATTCTCCGGAGTTTTACAGGCCTGGCCTGCTATTAAGGAAATTGGTGTTACGGAAATCCTTGTATTAACAATCGGTATTCCATATTCACGTTCTATCTCTTTTCCTGTAGAAACGAGATTTTTTGCTAGGGTTGTAATTTTGGAATATATTTTTTTATTTAGCGAATCCAGATTTGAATCAGCGCAATCAAGAAGACTGATGCCGAGCGTAATCGTTCTCACATCAAGCTTCTCCTGCTCAATCATTTTATTGGTCTCATTGACCTCGAAGATATTAATCATAGGAATTTTTCAGATCCGGTGCATGTTAGTAAAAATCTCTTCACGCTGACATCTAATTTTTACACCAATCTCATTCCCAAGATTTTCAAGGTCTGTTACCATATCAGAATATGATTTTTCCAGCCGTTCAGTGTCCACGATCATCATCATATTGAAGTAGCCCTGCACTATTGTTTGAGAAATATCTTCAACATTTACCTGATTATTAGCAAGATATGTACAAACTTTGGCAATAATTCCTACTGTGTCCTTTCCAACTACTGTGATAATTGTTTTTTTCATATAATCGAACAATCCTACATTAATATGTACACGTATCAGAAATTATAATTGATACCGGGAAACATTTTCCACTGCTAGGAAAAATGCATTTTTTTTATTTCGGCCCTCCTTAAGAAGAAATTGTATATAAATCAAAGATGAGGACTATTAAATAAAAAACATGCATTCATATCGGAATCCAAAAAGAAAATAAATTATCAAATTAAGGCAATCCGATTCCGGATTTAAGGTAATGATACCCTGCAAAGAATAACATAAAAACCAGAACCACAATAAGGGCCCAACCTAACCGCATAACCCGGTCTTTTGGATCCATGTCTGAATATCTGCCTGAATATGATCTCCTATTTTGAGAGATTTGGGATCCTCCATCTAATTGTGTACCGCATTTCGGACAAAATCTAGCTGAATCAGCTAGTTTCTCACCACAATTTGGGCAAAACATGATATCTGATCATATAAAGTGATCATATCGTATTTATGTATAGAGTTCAGATTTCAATTCTGATGATTATAACTTAATACAATTTTGAATAATTGGAGTTTAAATCTAAAATACATGATTGAAGAAAATTTTAAATCACGATTATTTCATTCGTGTTGTGGGGGTTTCCCCCCAAAAATGTAGGAGAAATCAGTTGTAGGATTACTGTAAAAAGCCTCAAAGATTGAATTCTTTTTTGACTCCTTCTCCTCTCATCAAAAGATGACGGTGTGATGAATAGTAGTAGTTCTCTCAAACATATATAATTAACGAATACCTTTTCGACATATCACGAACTTCTTGAAAATTACAATTGAAAATTTTATTTCGGGGATTATTCACAAACTATTCCATATTTTGATAATGCTATAAAAAACAAGTTTAAAAATATTCCAATGATGGTCGCGAGAGACATCCCTTCCATATTATATGGTCCGAGTTTCATCACTGCTCCTGAACATCCAACTACCAATATTATAGAAACAAGAACCATATTTTTTATTTTAGAGAAATCTACTTTTGCATCGATTAACATTCTAAAACCCTGAACTGCAATTACCCCAAAGAGTAGTAGAGATATCCCCCCAATTACAGGATCAGGGATGCTCATAATTGCTGATGAAAATTTTCCACAAAAGGATATTAAAATTGCAAAAACCGCACTGGCTGCAAACACAGTTGTACTATATACCCTGGTGATAGCCATTACACCAATATTTTCTGAATATGTAGTGTTAGGTGTGGATCCAAAAAATCCAGATATTGTGCAGGCTATTCCTTTAGCGGCCACTACCCGAAACAGCCCAGGATCTTTCATCATATCTGACCCAACAATACTGCCTGTAACCTCCAGATGTCCAATTAATTCTACGAGAGTTACGAAAAAAGCCGGGATGAGAATTATAATGGCATGTATAGACCACTCCGGAGAGTATATTGGAGGAAAAGCCAGCCATGGGGCTTCAATGATTTTATCAAAAGAAAAATATCCAAGCAGGACAGCCAATGAACTCCCACAGATAATTCCAACAAGAACCGGGATAACCCGGAGAAAACCTTTAAAGACTGTCATGCAGATGAGCGTAACCAGAAGAGTAAAAAGTGAAATTGCAACGATATTGAAATCAGAATTATCCAGAGATAAACCCGACAATTTAGCAGCTGTTGGTGCCAGTGCAAGACCGATAACTGCAACTACACTACCCATAACAACATCGGGAAAAAGAATTTTTACCCAATTTGTTCCAACCCAATAGATTATCAAAGCAGAAATGAGAAAAAATATTCCAGTTGCTATATACCCGGATAATGCTGCTCCATATCCATAAGATCCAATGATGAGAAGAGAAGGGGCAATATATGCAAAGCTTGATCCAAGATATGCAGGAACTTTCCATTGACAGATAATGAGAAAGATCAAGGTACCAATTCCATTAAACAATAAAATAGTTGCAGGATTTATACCAAGAAGAACTGGAACAAGAACTGTGGCTCCAAACATTGCAAATAAATGTTGGATACTCAGGGGGATCAAAAGAGAAAGAGAAGGTACACTATTCACCGGAATATCATCAGTATTCATTTAGTAAGAGTCGGTATCACAAGGAATAGGTTTTTCGAAAAACATCAATAAGAACACACATCTTTCATTGAATTACCTCTCTTCAATCTTTTGAGATAACATTAACATAGTTGAGAAATGTATTATCAAAGAGAAGTGATTTCATGTGAAGTTTTTGAATAATTAGTTTTTTATAAAATAACATGGAGGTGTATTAAATGAAAATAGTATTGCTTGATGATAATGATCGATTGGCTCAGGTATACCAGTCAGTTCTCATGAGTAAGGGCTATGATACTGAAATTATTGGAGATGCCAGTAAAATAGTTGAAACATTAAAAACAAATAAACCAGACCTTCTTTTACTTGACATTATGATGGAGCCATTATCCGGTTGGGATGTACTTGAACTCATAAAAAAAGAACCTGATCTTGATGATATTCTCATTATAATACTCACTGGTAAAGTGATGACAATTGAGGAAGCGCTAAACTATGGTATGAATATTGATGGATATGTTATGAAACCTTTAGAACGTTCCATATTATTGTCTGTTATCGAAGAAATAATGGAGATTTCCAGAGAAAGTTCTTCCAGGTATTATAAAGCACTTGAAACTGGAATGTCTGAAGAGGAAGCATCTCAATGTCGACGCATCTTTCGAAAGCGAAAAGTACTTTCATACCTTAAAGATTTACTAGTAAAACAGGAGAAAATGCTCTCTCTTCGTCCAGTTGAACAATCGGATATTCTAGAATCTATTGAACATCTTAAAAAAATGATCACAAATCAATACCATATATTAAATCAGAGTGAGATGACCTGTCCATAATATTGAAAACCTGTCTGTGTAAAGATAACAATATTAAATATTTTTTTGTATCTGGTCCTTTATTGCTGCATAATCCACCCATGCGACATCAAGTTCATGAAGCAGATTATTCAGGTTTTTGACCCAATCATCAGTTTTTTTCCCGCTATTTCCCTGTTCATCTTCAATTTTTCTGATCATTTCCTGAAATGGAGCTTTTATTTCCTTTGAAAGAATTTGGAAACTTTCAAGAGAAGATACTAAATTAGAAAAAACCTGTTTAATTTTTTCTGACTCATATAAAGCTTGTTTTTCTGCGGTTACATCCTGGAAAATCATAACAATATGAGTAGTTATATCATCCTTTTTTAGTGGTATCCGAATAATCTGGATATAAATAAAATCACCATTAATACGAAATTTTTTTACCTTTTTATCTTGATATCCTAATTTATAGGCATCCTGAAGATCCTGAATATCAGCAAACATAGAAAAGTTAGGAGTTTCAAATAGAGGGCGATTCAGCATATATTGACTAATACCCACCTTACGTGCTAAATCACAGAATTGTTGGTTATAACCAACCAATATCATCTTTCTATCAACCACAAAGGCAGGAAAATCCAAAGCGCCCATTATGGACATGAAATATTTTATCGCTCCAGGACCAAGAAGAGAAGATGAGACATCAGCAATCTCTTCCGTCTGGATTACATACAGATTACGATCATATTCTTTTAATTCACCGGATATAAGGCCCACTGATACGGTAACTGGAATTTCAAGTTTTCCCTTTTTCTTGAGTACCAATTGATCAGGCATAACCAAATGATACTTCGGTTCTGACCGCTCATTGTTCTCTTCTATTGCTTGTGTCTGCTCTCCAATTAAAATAGAAAGAGGTTTATTTAAAACTTCATGTAATGAAAATCCTGATATTTTTGAAACTGATGAATTGATAAATTCGATAATATCATTTTTAGTTGTAACAATAACAGGAACTGGAAATTGCATCAAATCCTGGTATAAACCAGCAGATGTTTTTGGAGTTGTTTCTTCCCTGATTTTTTGTTTTATGCGGTGTTTGTGTAAACTCATTTCGATATTAGTCATCAATTCTCTTTCTTTGAAAGGTTTGAGAAGATAACCTGAGGGAGAAAGAGCAACTGCACGTTCCAGAGTTGCTTTATCTGAATGTGCAGTTAGAAAAATAATTGGGAGATCATACAGATCCATGATCCGTTGTGCCGCACTAATACCATCCATCTCACCTTTTAGTCTAATATCCATAAGGACTAAATCAGGCTTTGTCTCTCCAGCTTTTTGTATCGCAGATTCACCAGTAATAGCCTGACCTACAACAATATAACCCATCTCAAGGAGTTTTTGTTTAATTTCCATTGAAATGATCATCTCATCTTCTACAACAAGAATCTTACTTCCGTGCGGCATTTAATTCTCCTCTTTTGTAAAAAAACCTTCATTTATTGGAATTTTCAAAGTAACAATAATTCCTTTATTAGAAGACATAGTCATCTCCCCACTGGATTGGAAAACCAGATTCTGTATCAACTGCATCCCCAATGAATCACAATTATCTAAAACAAATCCATCAGGTAATCCTTTTCCAGTGTCACGGTAAATAATATTAATCCACCCCTCTTCCTCTCGACTTACATTAATACTAATCTTCCCTTGTTGATCCTTAGAAAAACCATGTTTAAATGAATTAGTTAATAGTTCATTAATAATAAGACCTAATGGAATTCCTACGTCTATTGTCATCTCTATTGTTGGATCACATGAGAGATCTAAAGTAATAAGAGATTTTTTCAGAGAAAAATCAGAGATAATGGTATTTGCAAGAGTATCGAGATATTCTAGAAGATTAATACTTTCAAGATTAGCAGTATTGTATAATTTTTCATGTATCATCGCCATAGATAAAATTCTGTTCTTGCTTTCTTGAAGGATATCAACAATTTTCGGATCATCAATCATGTTTTTCTGCATTCGAAGTAAACTGACAATTATTTGCATATTGTTCTTTACACGATGATGGACTTCTCTCAGAAGAATCTCTTTTTCATTAAGAGATTGTTTAAGTTC is part of the Methanospirillum lacunae genome and harbors:
- a CDS encoding histone family protein, encoding MAAKKTDLPTAAIMRIAKASGAERVGADGAASILLLAEEYIGKLVREATNFASEAGRKTLKGEDVENASQII
- a CDS encoding PAS domain S-box protein, which produces MSESTLSILYVDDEPLLQVATVEYLKRYKILVEIASSGSEALSILENQQFDAVVSDYQMPGMNGIELLKIIRKKSDIPFVLFTGRGREDVVIEAIENGADFYLQKGGKPTPQFTELTHKIRTAVQRRRDTDLIRKNELKFELLIQNSSDIIRIHDKDGLIIFDSPSSSQILGFPEGYFIGHNFFDYIHPEDKIRIYSEFQEILRTTTNQTLHEYRIQKSDGTYLYVESVGSNLLDVSGIDGIITTTHSIQNLKTAEYEIRKMADDLASAYKDLANSEEILRNNYQILKCREIELAKSEERFRNMAERSSDLIILLDTNLCVSYASPSSTLITGYDPDELITLKEKFSERLFSENHREFLSCVRNATYGDPIENLEFEIFKKNAEAGFVSMSIVPTYVYNNISGVQVAIRDITRAKRSELQLRESENKFRTLVEYSLDGTFILDPVGNIRFASTSAADMVGADHPDEIIENKNVIEFVAPESVDDVIKDFETVANGTDGYIAQYKIITLKGKTRWLESIGKKILFQNSPSILISIRDITAKKLAEDVLQKTSKEMELIIRNMSSAFVIYESVFDETGKYVSYKFGYFNDTFAERTKLNQLEVQGKCVFEVWPETEQSWIDMFGLVATTGTHQIFEMFHKPTNKWYHCNAYRPSKSPDCICAFFDDITERKAEKLAFEALVRSMVGTCGINSLHFITDTIRSWLNADCVLIGEIQYKNDLVNVLAMNLDGNIISDFKYCFKGSPCESVTKNGFKIYQDNVASLFPDDIDLQTLKIRGYVGTPLVNSSGNPFGILCILFRNPITISETLREIVDIIAVKAAAEIERARIEQELVVSKNLLSDAMSMSHLAAWEYDIATRLFIFNGRFYELYNTTSEIEGGYQMTIEQYLHKFVYPDDINQVIKEVTNAINAFDPAYISTFEHRIIRRDGIIRTVHVRIAITIDQSGKTIKVQGVNQDITDRKETEERTLRANRQLNLLTNITRHDILNNVSIGQIYLDNVLTTYTDPGLINNLEKVQQSFEGIQDQIEFTRIYQELGSHDPLWISLNNAIPMVVPKTIIFEKKIADISVFANPMLSAVFSNLLDNSIRHGKKVTRIRVSTIKYDNYLKIIWEDDGIGIVQEEKEEIFERGFGQNTGFGLFLVREILIFTSISIKENGEWGVGARFEITVPSGKYRETGEI
- a CDS encoding tetratricopeptide repeat protein, yielding MKKELIIGSLLLFMAVVIGGVTAETFEDYMSKALTFENQQRYTQAIDNYDLALKLNSTNIDAQYQKALDLYKAKRFSESLAAFKKTTELNPKNASAWYYQGIINEQQGNKDDALDANNKARLLGYIV
- a CDS encoding PFL family protein; translation: MINIFEVNETNKMIEQEKLDVRTITLGISLLDCADSNLDSLNKKIYSKITTLAKNLVSTGKEIEREYGIPIVNTRISVTPISLIAGQACKTPENFVSVAKTLDKAAYDMGVNFLGGYSAIVSKGMTPADENLIRSIPMALSSTEWVCSSVNIGSTKTGINMDAVKLMGTIVKETAEATKENNSFGCTKLVIFCNAPDDNPFMAGAFHGVSEADAVINVGVSGPGVVKHALEGVRGQDFEVLCETVKKTAFKVTRAGQLVAQAASERLNIPFGIVDLSLAPTPSVGDSVAEILEEMGLESVGAPGTTAALALLNDQVKKGGVMASSFVGGLSGAFIPVSEDQGMIDAVNRGALTLEKLEAMTCVCSVGLDMIAIPGSTPASTISGIIADEAAIGMINQKTTAVRLIPVIGKEVGDMVEFGGLLGHAPVQQVNKFGCSDFINRGGRIPPPIHSFRN
- a CDS encoding ACT domain-containing protein → MKKTIITVVGKDTVGIIAKVCTYLANNQVNVEDISQTIVQGYFNMMMIVDTERLEKSYSDMVTDLENLGNEIGVKIRCQREEIFTNMHRI
- a CDS encoding zinc-ribbon domain-containing protein, which encodes MFCPNCGEKLADSARFCPKCGTQLDGGSQISQNRRSYSGRYSDMDPKDRVMRLGWALIVVLVFMLFFAGYHYLKSGIGLP
- the uraA gene encoding uracil permease, which gives rise to MNTDDIPVNSVPSLSLLIPLSIQHLFAMFGATVLVPVLLGINPATILLFNGIGTLIFLIICQWKVPAYLGSSFAYIAPSLLIIGSYGYGAALSGYIATGIFFLISALIIYWVGTNWVKILFPDVVMGSVVAVIGLALAPTAAKLSGLSLDNSDFNIVAISLFTLLVTLICMTVFKGFLRVIPVLVGIICGSSLAVLLGYFSFDKIIEAPWLAFPPIYSPEWSIHAIIILIPAFFVTLVELIGHLEVTGSIVGSDMMKDPGLFRVVAAKGIACTISGFFGSTPNTTYSENIGVMAITRVYSTTVFAASAVFAILISFCGKFSSAIMSIPDPVIGGISLLLFGVIAVQGFRMLIDAKVDFSKIKNMVLVSIILVVGCSGAVMKLGPYNMEGMSLATIIGIFLNLFFIALSKYGIVCE
- a CDS encoding response regulator; this encodes MKIVLLDDNDRLAQVYQSVLMSKGYDTEIIGDASKIVETLKTNKPDLLLLDIMMEPLSGWDVLELIKKEPDLDDILIIILTGKVMTIEEALNYGMNIDGYVMKPLERSILLSVIEEIMEISRESSSRYYKALETGMSEEEASQCRRIFRKRKVLSYLKDLLVKQEKMLSLRPVEQSDILESIEHLKKMITNQYHILNQSEMTCP
- a CDS encoding response regulator — translated: MPHGSKILVVEDEMIISMEIKQKLLEMGYIVVGQAITGESAIQKAGETKPDLVLMDIRLKGEMDGISAAQRIMDLYDLPIIFLTAHSDKATLERAVALSPSGYLLKPFKERELMTNIEMSLHKHRIKQKIREETTPKTSAGLYQDLMQFPVPVIVTTKNDIIEFINSSVSKISGFSLHEVLNKPLSILIGEQTQAIEENNERSEPKYHLVMPDQLVLKKKGKLEIPVTVSVGLISGELKEYDRNLYVIQTEEIADVSSSLLGPGAIKYFMSIMGALDFPAFVVDRKMILVGYNQQFCDLARKVGISQYMLNRPLFETPNFSMFADIQDLQDAYKLGYQDKKVKKFRINGDFIYIQIIRIPLKKDDITTHIVMIFQDVTAEKQALYESEKIKQVFSNLVSSLESFQILSKEIKAPFQEMIRKIEDEQGNSGKKTDDWVKNLNNLLHELDVAWVDYAAIKDQIQKNI